In Osmerus eperlanus chromosome 4, fOsmEpe2.1, whole genome shotgun sequence, the sequence gcgctatatatataataataataataataataataataaaaatgaagattttgtattttttattaacttgaccttccaggggggggggggggggtgctgttgggggggtggggcccctaatataatggtaggggaaacactgtataTTTTTATGGGGTCATATAAGTTTAGCTCAGATACAATTTTTgtttctatctatctatattcTGCCTTTCAGGTAGAAGAGGGTTGTTTTAAGAAGGAGAATGTTGACGAGCTTTGCTGGACTCTCACTGCAAAGAAGAACTACCGTCCAGAcaggagcagcagcagtgtgCTGCCAGAGAAAGATGCATTCCGTCTCTGGTGTCTCTTCAACTTCTTGTCTGAAGACAAGTACCCGCTGGTTATGGTGCCCGATGAAGTAAGTTcctcctttaacccttgtgttatcttcgggtcattctgacccatcagtcattgtgacccaccgtcgtattgcgacaactttaccgcatacaaaaacaaagtgaagcattttcttttaaccgttgggctgtctcagaccccccacattgcaaaggttaaaagaaaattatttttatttgtttttatattgggtaaaattgggtaaacacaacaatggttcgttatgaacctttgggtcatgtgacctgaaggcatcacaagggttaaaacgttGCTTTAAATGCTACATGACTGTCAACAACAGTATCTCCCTCCAAGGAGGAGTTGGTTTCCCAAACGTTCTACAGATACTCCGGtttacacaaatttgaaaaaaattcAGATTGATCATTTTACACGTAAAATGTTCCACGGTTCACATTTTCTGTACCCTTTAAACTTGAATAAGGAAAGTGTCGAGGGCAAACTTTCAGAGACCTGTGGCCGTGTGGGTTTATTTCCTGCCACGTGTTTCCTGTAGTCTCTTTTTCAATCTTGCACTTGGTAGAGCTATAGACCTACAAAGACCAGCCACAACTCTCAGAGCAGGTCCAGATGGAAAGATGTAACAAGTTATGACAACAACCTCAAGTGGTCATGATAATAGGTTTATTTGTATATTTGATCGAATGAGACACGTTGTACCAAGCAAAGACAAAACATCCTTACCATCAACATATGGGAGTCagctggctgagtggttagggaatcgggctagtaatcaaaaggttgctggttcgattcctggctgtgcaaaatgacgttgtgaccttgggcaaggcacttcaccctacttgcctcgggggaatgtccctgtacctactgtaagtcgctctggataagagcgtctgctaaatgactaaatgtaaatgtaaacatatcaaTCATCTTCATCCTTTGCACTCGTCACTGTTATTCCTTAATATGTAGCCTTCTTAACGTTCTCTACTCTGCTAAGGTGGAATACCTACTGAAGAAGACATGCATGGCCATGAGCATTGATCTCAACTGTGTGGAGCTGGAAGACTTCATCACCCAGGAGTCAGTGCAGCAGAGTGGCTTCACTGTTTGGGTTTTTCTGGAGATGATGAATTCTGGGAAGATAACCAGAGCTGTAGACAAGGAAATAACCAGCATGGCTATTGAAGAGGTCTACCGGGAAATAGTTGGCGATGTCCTCAAAGAGGTATAGTCCCTTAAAACAAACAATAATTCTACATAACATCCCTTTTTACTGTTCCGTATCAAAGTCAGTGTTTATTTTGAACTATTCCATTTCTATTCGACCAGGTCAGGTCTCAAGAGGGCCGCGTCTTGTGTCTAAgaaccctgaccctgtcttagtgattgtgtgtgttgattgtgTCAACCCCCAGGGCTACCTGTGGAAGAAGGGCCAACTAAGGAGGAACTGGAAGGAGCGTTGGTTCACCCTGTGGCCCAGTCACCTGGCCTACTACACCGGGGAGGATCGCAAGGACTGTCAGGGCAACATAGCCCTGGACGCAAACTGCTGCGTGGAGGTACACGCAGGACAAGTAGGGCAAGCTGGGGTTTAAATATAACGTGTCCACAAGCATAGTCATTCTTATTGACTATGTTGGTGCATATTGAGTTCATTTCTGTGCTGTTTGTCAGGTGCTGCCAGACCGAGATGGGAAGAGGTGTATGTTTTGTTTGAAAACCCTCTCCAAGAGCTACGAGATGAGCGCCTCCGACACCAAGCAGAGGCAGGAGTGgacggcaggtgtgtgtgtctctgattcGGGTTTGATCAAAGTCAGCAAGCTGTCACATCCACATCAATGAGCTCACTTAGCGGCAACATTAAAGAGCTTTCAGTCGCAGCAATCCCACAGACCGCAACACGCCGACCGGTGCGGTATTCGCACGCAGGTGAAGGTTGTCTGGCTCCTCCAAGCAGGGGCGTTTCGTGCCGTGATGGTTACAAAAGTGCATTGTCAATTTTGTGGCAAATCCAGCTGAATGACCCCTCCCCACACGTCCCCCCAACAGCCATTCAGACGGCCATCCGGCTCCAAGTGGAGGGCAAGTCTTCGCTCCACAAGGACCTGAAGATGAAGCGTCgggagcagagggagcagcGGGAGAAGCGTCTGCTggccaaggaggaggagggtgagcgtCTGCGCGCCCTGCAGGAGGAGCGCGAGCACAAGCTGGCCGAGCTGGAGCTGCTGAAGGAGGCCCAGCGGCAGGCGCAGGCCCTGCTGGAGCAGGACGAGCAGAGGAGacgccagcagcaccagcagctgcagcaggcccTGGAGGTGCAGCTCCGCGAGGctgaggaggtgaaggggggtgctggggggtggaggtgttggggtgggtggaggtgttggggggaggtggaggggggtggggggagtggagggggtgggggtgtggaggtggaggggggtggagggtggggtgggagtggagtggagaggtaaGGGACAGATAGCAGCAGCGTGACAcaaaggggatggagagaggacggaAAGAAGCTgcaaaggaggaggaagaagctgAAAGGTTGAGGGAAGTTGTAGGGGGTACagaaagcacaacagcagcagagAGTGGGTCTGAGGTTGAGACTGGTGGGCTGAGTGCAGAAGAAGAGCGTGCTTGGCGCCTGGTTTAAGCTGGAGCAGGGCACATATGTGCATCTACTGTGCGTGTATGTGGAACCGGAGCGGGACCTCTGATGTTTGGCGGGTGTGGTCCCTTAGGCGCGGGCCAGCATGCAGGTGGAGATGgctctgaaggaggaggaggcggagaggcagaggaaaaggattcaggagctggaggagttgCAGAAACGTCTGGAGGAGGCGTTGCAGCAGGAGATCAAGGCCCGTCTCGACGAGGAGGCCCACCGCTACGCTCAGGCTGGGTAGGCGGCTTCACTGaggctctttcacacacacacacacacacacacacacacacacacacacacacgagcacacacacacacacacactcgagcaCATGTGcaatatacacacccacattgCACGGATGATTACACAACACTCAGCTACCTCTCAGTATTATCATGTTCATCTAGGTCACGTACAGATAAAATGTACTACTTGCACTTGTGAGTTTAGATGTGATTAAGTTTTATAAATTTCAGCCGAGGGTGTGTGTAACAGAAGTTGGTCGCTTGCAGTTAAAGGAGTTCATACTACACTAGGTTCCTGAGGaagtttagtttttttcacagaGGAAGTTGTATGGGACTGTAACACTCCAAATGTGTGTCAACATGCTCATGCACTGCACAGCCACTGTCCTTTTACGAAAGGTGTCAAGCGTGCACTAAATGAGAACTTCAAATGCTAAGCATTAAAGGTGTCATTTAcagattttatagggtatttcacactgttcctaaggattttatagggtatttcacacttaGCATTTGAaggattttatagggtatttcacactgttccttaaggtctccaaatagggtatgtaacattggttgggctgaaaatggcccgggtgctgttctatgcgccctaatgcaccctgttaaatagccctggaataaaacgagaggttttctctcttttatggtatgctcatgaatatatcgatgagctgcacgctgattggttggtttacaacgagtgaagctgcggagcaaagacgcaacacagccactgaaacatcgaaggtggaaaCTTGAAATagaaacgtacaaataaatctattgtgtctacagtAAACAACACTGTTtttaacagattgactagatatcatttgaaatgataacgttagttgtttccacgtctgttgtcgaagcaagtaacgttacagcttagcaaccaaactatcgtgattcaactcagcttcagttagctctaggcTAGCTATCTTACTGAAAATagaataaaaaataacctgtcaaagctctggacaaacatgcatcgtgaattgtagatttacatgacaactcaggatttattcgaatgaaacacagtcaggaacattaaataacgttagccccattgccaataaacaaaATCAttacacattctacctatgctagatacaggcaggatacttagcattgctaataactgttagtgaCAAAATCGTACTAAAGGTtgtggttgtgatgaacataacatAAGGTctgaacagcacctcttttcagcaacagcttcatagcaaatcctgctttacattgtcccaggtttacAAAACTGTCCTCTGTGGTTCGAGCAAATctgcaaatgtgtaattgaaggTCGAACTGCACAAGGATCTtcttatagacaaacatcacagcccattgggtgtttggttccttgggaagactctgaaaagtgtcagcctGCATTGACGAccatagtccattttcaatatccttgaaaaatgtttttctttgtaattccgtggaCGTTCACAGAGCAGCGTGCAGCAAATTtttgggcgtgacaaaggtacagaccagagccaaaaaaggtggagcctgGATGGATTTTGTGAAACCGACcgttttacagcagcagtttcaaattgtgagattttcgGAAATCTCACAATttta encodes:
- the def6a gene encoding differentially expressed in FDCP 6 homolog isoform X1, coding for MDLRSELLKSIWYGFTALDLEKSGKVSKSQLKVLSHNLCTVLCIPHDPVALEEHFRDDDDGPVSSQGYMPYLNKYILDKVEEGCFKKENVDELCWTLTAKKNYRPDRSSSSVLPEKDAFRLWCLFNFLSEDKYPLVMVPDEVEYLLKKTCMAMSIDLNCVELEDFITQESVQQSGFTVWVFLEMMNSGKITRAVDKEITSMAIEEVYREIVGDVLKEGYLWKKGQLRRNWKERWFTLWPSHLAYYTGEDRKDCQGNIALDANCCVEVHAGQVLPDRDGKRCMFCLKTLSKSYEMSASDTKQRQEWTAAIQTAIRLQVEGKSSLHKDLKMKRREQREQREKRLLAKEEEGERLRALQEEREHKLAELELLKEAQRQAQALLEQDEQRRRQQHQQLQQALEVQLREAEEARASMQVEMALKEEEAERQRKRIQELEELQKRLEEALQQEIKARLDEEAHRYAQAGLLAEEEDKMKALMALQEEQEDYILKTQREKQELRQEMETKSRDLDEAQRQLEEVRANRHRVDQDVVAAQRKLRQASTNVKHWNVQMNRLMRPIGPGEKRPSGGGSFSSFQIPSQRDPGLRLRQRSDDESKENVDSSAACEGERRLSQASNGDMETS
- the def6a gene encoding differentially expressed in FDCP 6 homolog isoform X3 — encoded protein: MPYLNKYILDKVEEGCFKKENVDELCWTLTAKKNYRPDRSSSSVLPEKDAFRLWCLFNFLSEDKYPLVMVPDEVEYLLKKTCMAMSIDLNCVELEDFITQESVQQSGFTVWVFLEMMNSGKITRAVDKEITSMAIEEVYREIVGDVLKEGYLWKKGQLRRNWKERWFTLWPSHLAYYTGEDRKDCQGNIALDANCCVEVHAGQVLPDRDGKRCMFCLKTLSKSYEMSASDTKQRQEWTAAIQTAIRLQVEGKSSLHKDLKMKRREQREQREKRLLAKEEEGERLRALQEEREHKLAELELLKEAQRQAQALLEQDEQRRRQQHQQLQQALEVQLREAEEARASMQVEMALKEEEAERQRKRIQELEELQKRLEEALQQEIKARLDEEAHRYAQAGLLAEEEDKMKALMALQEEQEDYILKTQREKQELRQEMETKSRDLDEAQRQLEEVRANRHRVDQDVVAAQRKLRQASTNVKHWNVQMNRLMRPIGPGEKRPSGGGSFSSFQIPSQRDPGLRLRQRSDDESKENVDSSAACEGERRLSQASNGDMETS
- the def6a gene encoding differentially expressed in FDCP 6 homolog isoform X2; the protein is MDLRSELLKSIWYGFTALDLEKSGKVSKSQLKVLSHNLCTVLCIPHDPVALEEHFRDDDDGPVSSQGYMPYLNKYILDKVEEGCFKKENVDELCWTLTAKKNYRPDRSSSSVLPEKDAFRLWCLFNFLSEDKYPLVMVPDEVEYLLKKTCMAMSIDLNCVELEDFITQESVQQSGFTVWVFLEMMNSGKITRAVDKEITSMAIEEVYREIVGDVLKEGYLWKKGQLRRNWKERWFTLWPSHLAYYTGEDRKDCQGNIALDANCCVEVLPDRDGKRCMFCLKTLSKSYEMSASDTKQRQEWTAAIQTAIRLQVEGKSSLHKDLKMKRREQREQREKRLLAKEEEGERLRALQEEREHKLAELELLKEAQRQAQALLEQDEQRRRQQHQQLQQALEVQLREAEEARASMQVEMALKEEEAERQRKRIQELEELQKRLEEALQQEIKARLDEEAHRYAQAGLLAEEEDKMKALMALQEEQEDYILKTQREKQELRQEMETKSRDLDEAQRQLEEVRANRHRVDQDVVAAQRKLRQASTNVKHWNVQMNRLMRPIGPGEKRPSGGGSFSSFQIPSQRDPGLRLRQRSDDESKENVDSSAACEGERRLSQASNGDMETS